One genomic region from Octopus bimaculoides isolate UCB-OBI-ISO-001 chromosome 30, ASM119413v2, whole genome shotgun sequence encodes:
- the LOC106871996 gene encoding TWiK family of potassium channels protein 9 gives MDDSGTDTSPLLSPLSLITGYGHVAPKTPYGRIVTIFYAVLGIPLTLLCLTNIGNLMADGFRILYGKICCGLCCLLFKPRRYGRRRRRHFHDPEFCNCEVTERKVEKSNEVVQVPTSLCILLIAAYIFAGALLFSLWEKWDYLTGSYFCFITLSTIGFGDIVPGTDIKSWSQQEKLVLCALYLVIGLSLIAMCFNLVQEDVKAKCRWLGRKFGIIDKDDTSIN, from the exons ATGGATGATTCTG GCACTGAcacctctcctcttctctcccctctctctctcattacaggTTATGGTCACGTGGCCCCGAAAACTCCATATGGACGTATCGTCACAATATTCTACGCTGTGCTTGGCATCCCGTTGACGTTGCTGTGTCTAACGAACATAGGAAATTTGATGGCTGATGGCTTCCGGATCCTCTATGGGAAAATATGTTGTGGCTTATGTTGTCTCCTATTTAAACCTCGACGATACGGCAGAAGAAGAAG AAGACATTTTCACGACCCGGAATTCTGCAACTGTGAAGTGACCGAACGCAAAGTGGAGAAGAGCAACGAGGTGGTACAGGTGCCGACCTCGCTCTGCATCCTACTGATCGCCGCCTACATATTCGCAGGGGCCCTTCTGTTCTCGCTGTGGGAGAAATGGGACTACCTGACCGGATCGTACTTCTGCTTCATCACGCTAAGCACGATCGGCTTCGGCGACATCGTGCCAGGTACCGACATCAAGTCTTGGTCCCAGCAGGAGAAGCTTGTGCTGTGTGCTCTCTACTTGGTCATCGGTCTGTCGTTGATTGCAATGTGCTTTAACCTGGTGCAGGAGGATGTGAAGGCCAAGTGTCGTTGGTTGGGACGTAAATTTGGTATCATCGATAAAGATGACACCAGCATAAACTGA